From Panthera tigris isolate Pti1 chromosome B4, P.tigris_Pti1_mat1.1, whole genome shotgun sequence:
AGAATATGGTGAATTCGTGGTAAAGAAAGACGGGCAGTGTGTTCCAAGAGCACAAATGAAGGTGCTTAGCCTACTTAGTCCAGGGACTTCAGGAAAGGTTTCTCAGAGGTAAATCTTTAAGAATGTGGATAAAGGGCATTTGGGCTGAGAGCCTTGAACCTTCACTGAGGACTTGGCCTGGGGCCCATATGTACCCTTCGACCTGCTAGGGAACCTTCCAGGGATTTAGGGAAGTGACTGGTGACTGCTTCCCCCTCCCACTTAGTTAATGGACTAGAGTTCTGTGGTGTTGCTGTCTTTGAGTCCTTGTCACCCGcgctccccacctctgcctgaTCTCCAGTAAACTGAAGATGCAGGGGAGTCTAGAAAGACCACGTCCACCCACAGTAGGATGGAAGATCCATTACTGGAATTGGTCTCGTGTAAGCTTTCCGAAAAACAATCTTCATAAAAATGTATTGGACTTCAAAGACcgttccccactctctctctttcagtgcCCGAAGTGACGAAACCAAGTTTAAGCCAACCAACGGCCGCCAGCCCAATTGGCAGCTCTCCATCGCCACCAGTCAATGGTGGCAACAATGCCAAAAGGGTGGCAGTGCCGAACGGACAACCGCCAAGCGCCGCCCGCTACATGCCTCGGGAGGTGCCGCCGCGATTCCGTTGCCAGCAGGACCACAAAGTGTTACTAAAACGTGGGCAGCCCCCTCCACCATCCTGCATGCTCctcgggggcggggcagggcctCCTCCCCCCACGGCACCCGGAGCAAACTCCAACAACGCACAAGTGACAGGAACGCTGCTGCAGAGTGACGGTGGGACTGCACCAGGTGAGGAATTGGGGTCGGGAAGTGATTTCCTGGCAGCTTTAAAGAGAGCAAGCACTTCTTTTGTACTGCCTGGTATAGGGTCCCCAAAAGGCTTTTGGGGTCACTCCCAAGACAGGAGAGGCTCCCTGCACGAGATGTGTCCCAGCACTTCTCTTCTGAAACTGGGTTTTAGTGTCCAGTGTGTGCTGTTGGCAGGAGAGGCTAATGTGGCTGCCATACGTCATCCCCATTTGgggccttttttcctttcctgacaAGCGCATGATAAACTCGAGCCTCCATGGTTCCAGCTGTCACCACAAGTGTGTGCCCAGGATATGATTGGAGGTGGGGCTAATGCAGAGGCTTGTTCTGAATCCTGGCTGCCCCTGTTGATGTTCGCAGAACGctgcggggcagagagagaaccgtCTCTTCGATTACAGTATAAGAtcttgggggtgggaaggggataCCAAACAATATCattctatcattttttattagattttttaaaatcattgtttcTTTAGAGGATTTTGAACTCTGTTAAAAACTATAtgtagataggggcgcctgggtggcgcagtcggttaagcgtccgacttcagccaggtcacgatctcgcggtctgtgagttcgagccccgcgtcaggctctgggctgatggctccgagcctggagcctgcttccgattctgtgtctccctctctctctgcccctcccccgttcatgctctgtctctctctgtcccaaaaataaataaaaaacgttgaaaaaaaaattaaaaaaaaaaaactatatgtagATATAAGGGATCTTTAGCTGAAGGGCTCTACTAGaagttttgagagtttttaataGATGAATACTAAATCACCTGATAGCAAAGAACCTCCAAACATCACCTCCcgctttttttaaagcttattaacAGATGTCTACTtagctcttaaaaattttttttgaggctgTACTAGAAAGGCTTGAACATCATCAAGCCTTGGCAAGAACAGTAAATTGGTTATTGTTAACTGTAGCATGCTTCTAGTTAATAGTTCTGAGTTTGAACACAGAAATGCCTAGAAAATTCTATTACTGTCTCATGTGCAGAGTAAAAATGGAGACAAACCTCATGGTGACAGATGCTTCATACAGGCTTTTCTGTGGTGGCCCCTCATAAGCATTTGCGAAAGGAAGTATGTGAGGAGTGGTCTCGTCGAGTGTTTCTGCAGCCAAATCTAGCCAGACCTGGATGCAGACATGGTTCTGGGTCCAGTGTGAGTCAGATTCTCTTGTTTGCATTCTTAAAACCAAGGAGGCCACTAAATCTGAAGAGTTTGAGATTCTCTGCTTCCCTACTTTTATATGGCTCTATGTAAGattttttcaactttatattGATTTAAGACTTCTTGGTTAAAGTAACTAAAACAAGTTCAGAAGAAATTACTGGGTTAAAAACAtgtcctttctcccctctccccccaaatatGATAAATTCCTCCAAAATATGTGCTCAGCCAGACTAATTTATCAGATTAAGTTCCTTAGGCATACAAACTGATTCCTGCTTGCCTGCCCCAGCATCTAGCTGGGTGGGCGTTCATCATTCATCAGGTGCTTACTGAGCAGTGATGCCCTGGCCACTATGTGGAATTCAAACGTGAGCAAGATAGGGTCTCTGCCTAAGAGGGGGAGCTCTTGCGGAAGTCTCTGTGCTAATGTGGGGAAGGAACATGTGACCACGGCTCCACAGCACTGAGCAAAGTGGCTCTAGACAGGGAAGGGCATTTTCAGATgatgaacttaaaaacaaacaaaaaaacctcctagAAGAAACGGCACTTGAACTAGGCCCAGAAAGATGGGTAAATTTCAGTATGTGCATTCAGGAGGAAAAACCAGTAGGTGCCAATGTGGAATGGTGCCAGGATGAGAAGGCACGAGTTGTGGAATGTCAAGTAGTGTGGAATGTCGACATCTACATAGAAACCAGTGGAAGATAAGATTAGAAAAGTCATTTGGGCCCAGGTTGTGTAGCATCTTGATCAAACTCCAGGCCAGAGAGTTTAGCTTTATTATTGTGCGCTAGGAAACTGTTGGAAGCTTCCCCTACAGCAGTGATCTAATCGAAGCTGTGCTTTAGAACAATTACTCTAGCCAGGGGTGTTTAGAGTAGATTCGAGATACAAAGCAAGGTCAGGGTGTTACTGCATTGTCTCAAGATATGAGAAGGCCCTTCTCTGTCAATAGAAAAGacaaggggaggggcacctgggtggctcagtcggttaagcatccaacttcagctcaggtcatgatctcacagttcgtgagttcgagccccacattaggctctgtgctgacagctcggagcctggagcctgcttcagattctgtgtctccctctctctctctgcccctccccgacttgtgctctgtctcactctctctcaaaaataaacattcaaaaaaaaaaaaaaaaagacaagggaatAGCTTTGAGAGATGTTGTGGAGTTACACCTAGCAAATACACCAACCAggcaaaatgaaagaggagatgaCTAAGGTGTGACACGGTTTACTAAGACAGGCAACTGGCTAGAGAAGCTAGTCTGTGGGGAAACGTGATGAGCTCTCTTAGGGGCACTTTGAGCTTGAGGTGTTAATAGAGCGCGCGTGTGTAGCTGTGATTGATGAGACCATCTCTTCCCCAGAGTCAACCCTTGGAGGTGCTGCTGCTTCAAATTATGCAAATTCCACTTGGGGCCCGGGAGCCTCCTCCAACAACGGCGCCTCCCCCAACCCAATTCACATCTGGGACAAGGTGATTGTAGACGGGTCTGACATGGAAGAGTGGCCTTGTATCGCCAGCAAAGACACTGAGTCTTCTTCCGAAAACACCACCGATAACAACAGTGCCTCGAACCCTGGCTCTGAGAAGAGCACTCTGCCAGGAAGCACCACTAGTAACAAAGGAAAAGGGAGCCAGTGCCAGTCTGCAAGTTCTGGGAACGAATGTAATCTTGGGGTCTGGAAGTCTGACCCTAAGACTAAATCTGTTCAATCTTCCAACTCTACTACAGAGAGCAACAATGGACTAGGAAATTGGAGGAATGTGAGTGGTCAGGATAGAATTGGACCTGGCTCTGGCTTCAGCAACTTTAACCCAAATAGCAACCCATCTGCCTGGCCAGCGCTGGTCCAAGAAGGAAATCCTAGGAAAGGGGCATTGGAAACGGATACTAGTAATTCCAGTGCACAGGTTAGCACAGTAGGTCAGGCATCCAGGGAACAGCAGTCAAAGATGGAAAATGCGGGTGTTAATTTTGTTGTCTCTGGCAGAGAACAGGCTCAAATTCATAACACTGATggaccaaaaaatggaaacactaactCCTTGAACTTAAGTTCACCAAACCCCATGGAGAATAAGGGAATGCCCTTTGGAATGGGCTTGGCGAACGCCTCCAGGAGCACTGATGCCCCTTCACAAAGCACTGGAGATCGAAAGACTGGGAGTGTTGGATCTTGGGGTGCAGCTAGGGGGCCTTCTGGAACTGACACAGCCTCTGGACAAAGCAATTCTGGAAACAATGGGAACAATGGAAAGGATAGAGAGGACTCCTGGAAAGGAGCCTCTGTTCAGAAATCAACTGGGTCAAAAAATGACTCTTGGGACAACAATAACAGGTCTACGGGTGGGTCCTGGAACTTTGGCCCTCAGGACTCTAATGACAGCAAATGGGGTGAAGGGAACAAAATGACATCTGGGGTCTCTCAGGGAGAATGGAAACAGCCGACTGGGTCTGATGAGTTGAAAATTGGAGAATGGAGTGGTCCAAACCAACCAAATTCTAGCACTGGAGCATGGGACAATCAAAAGGGCCACCCCCTCCCTGAAAACCAAGGCAATGCCCAGGCTCCCTGTTGGGGAAGATCTTCCAGCTCCACAGGAAGTGAAGTTGGAGGTCAAAGCACTGGAAGCAACCACAAAGCAGGAAGTAGTGACAGTCATAATTCTGGCCGTCGGTCATACCGGCCCACACATCCTGATTGTCAGGCTGTCTTACAGACTCTTTTGAGCCGAACTGATTTGGACCCCAGGGTGCTCTCAAACACTGGCTGGGGCCAAACTCAAATTAAGCAGGACACGGTGTGGGATATCGAAGAGGTGCCAAGGCCTGAGGGGAAATCTGACAAAGGAACTGAGGGGTGGGAGAGCGCTGCCACACAGACCAAGAACTCAGGGGGCTGGGGAGATGCACCCAGCCAAAGCAATCAAATGAAGTCTGGATGGGGGGAGCTCTCAGCCTCTACAGAGTGGAAAGACCCCAAGAACACAGGAGGCTGGAATGACTACAAGAACAACAACTCTTCCAACTGGGGAGGCGGCCGACCAGATGAAAAGCCATCTTCCTCTTGGAATGAGAACTCCAGCAAGgatcaggggtggggagggggacgcCAGCCCAATCAAGGATGGACTTCTGGGAAGAATGGTTGGGGAGAGGAAGTCGACCAGGCGAAAAACAGCAGTTGGGAAAGTCCTGCAAGTAAACCCGTGTCTGGGTGGGGCGAAGGAGGGCAGAACGAAATCGGAACTTGGGGGAACAGTGGGAATACAAGCCTAGCTTCCAAAGGCGGGTGGGAAGATTGCAAAAGGTCTCCAGCATGGACCGAGACAGGCAGACAGCCCAATTCCTGGAATAAACAGcaccaacagcagcagcagccacagcagcCACCGCCACCACAACCAGAGGCTTCTGGTTCATGGGGAggcccacccccagcacccccaggcAACGGACGACCTTCCAATTCCAACTGGAGCAGCGGGCCACAGCCAGTAACCCCTAAGGATGAGGAACCCAGTGGTTGGGAAGAGCCATCCCCACAGTCAATTAGTCGGAAAATGGACATCGATGATGGCACTTCCGCATGGGGAGACCCTAACAGTTATAACTACAAGAATGTGAATCTGTGGGATAAGAATTCCCAAGGGGGCCCAGCACCTCGAGAACCAAACCTGCCCACCCCGATGACCAGTAAATCAGCATCAGGTAGGCAGTGGCCTTTTTTCTTGTGAAAAATCCTAAAGGAGGGCATTATTATTAAGCTTCATTTACTCAGCCTTGTTCTGGAAATCTTTCCTACGTTAACCCTACTCTGCTGTTTACAGAATCTCCTTTTTTATGAGATGATAGCAATAACAGATGCTGGTGGTAcattttaatgttctttcttgGCAGAAGCGAAAAGACGCCATCCCTGTGTTAGTCTCCCaaagtttgggggttttttttgttttttgggtttttttttgctttgtgtgggtttgttttttttttttaattgtattggtCTGCAGAATCCAAAAAATACAGCTCACTAAACAAACTACACTCCAGGCTTTAAAGTGAAGAATTAAAATAGTAGCAGAAATAGACCTGGTTTCCATTCGAGTTCTACCCGTGGACACATCCTCGGTGTTTCTCCTTCCCCAGCAAAGGGGAAGTATTTTGTTGCTCTTGCTGGGGCCATCAGAATGCTCTAGCCCAGCTGGGGTCTGGAAGGCTTCAGTCACTCTCCACATGATTTTTAATGATCACCTCTGGAAGTGAAGTGCTTTGTAAAAGAAATTGTTCTCTCCTGATAATCACTTGCTCAGAATtaagcttttcttcttcctttgtttgaaTAGAAACATCATACCtgataaattaaaagtaatgcTGGTAATATCATCTTTGGCACTGTCAACTTGAATGTCCCCATAAAGCATAGAATTCAACAAATTAAGGGAATGCACTGTTCAGATGGggtattttttgtgtttgttttttagttaaaattaatCATAGTTAGTTACCCACTCCCCGAGTAAGCCTTGGGGAGTGTTCAGTGAATGCGGTTACGGCCACTTACAAAATGATTGCTTTTAACTAGTtctttttcccccccccccccaaatattgaAAAGtatgaggaaggaaataaagattgtTCATTAAGTCCCTATCTAGCATAAAATCTgctaacatgtaaaaaaaaattatccatatAGTAAAAACCTCCAAACTgtacagaaaagcaaaatgtaatatataaatgaatcttAGCCCCTAGAATCTCTTCCCACAGGTAATCTTTTAGAGTTTTGTGTCTCATTCAAAAATTTTGTTCCTTACCTATACCAAAATCTGTCTCCCCTTTACAGATTTGACACAGAAGGAATTGCTGTTCTCCGCCTTGCCTTTTTCACCCTACTTTAAAACTTTCCATGTTAGCATGTacgtttttgtcttttgttttgtgtacAGTATTGATTTCATGGATGACACGATTGGTCGGACTAGCCCTTTTTTGATAGGTATTTAGGTTGCTTCCGAAGCGTTCTCAACAGCGATAGAGCGTTGTTGTACGTGTCATTTCACGTACTTTCCAAGTATATCTATGCTATAATTTCCTGGCAACGGAATTACTGGGCCCGAAGTTAAAGCAACAATACCAGTTGCCCCCTACGAGGcaactgtatttctgtatttgtatttctgccaGCAGAACATAGGAGTGACTGTTCCTctcaccttctccccaccccctacccctggATGTTGAGATGTTTCATTTCACAAATCATTCTTAgagacacattttctttctttacagtcTGGAGCAAAAGCACACCACCTGCTCCAGATAATGGTACTTCAGCTTGGGGTGAGCCAAATGAAAGCAGTCCTGGGTGGGGCGAAATGGACGACACTGGAGCATCGACCACGGGCTGGGGGAACGCACCCTCCAACGCTCCAAATGCCATGAAACCTAGTAAGTTTAGAGCATTGTCTGCGAGGGATTTTCCATTAATTCGGGGGTCAGACATTTTGGTGAGGGCTGCTGTAATGTTTAAACTGTCATTTCAGTGAGATTCAGGACCGTGAACCTTTAATAGATGATTAGTAACAAGTGGCCGTGACTTAGCTTTGGGTATTAACATGTTTACGTTGAACTAGAAGTCATaagttaattttgttgattttattttaagttaggTTTAGTATCTGGCCAGAATTGAAATGGTGatgtggtactttttttttttttttttttgccagtaacTTAAATACTGCTCACCATACctattttgcattttgcatttttgcCCCTTTGttagtataatttaaaaagattttcctgGCTTTTTAATGTGGAACATAGCCTCTGCTGCCCAGTGACTTCACCCTTCTGTTTTCCTTGTCCCTTTGTGTCTCCTCTCATACTCCCACCCACATAGGAACGTTGAAGGTTTCTTGAACCCAACAAAGATTGCttcatttggattttttataCAAAGCATGTCACACTTATTCATAATCGTTGAAAGTCTAAGCTTTACTTGATCCAGCTGGCAACGTGTTGTCACAGCAGTTTGCAAAACTTTGTAAACCGATGCTATGGAATGTCTCGTAGGAAGTTCCTCCGTTGAAAAATTGAGTTTCAAGTGCCCATTTTCACTTGTTTGtagttttcttaaaaagtattCCAACATCTCTTTTCTGCCATATTGCAGACTTAAAgaattatcttcttttatttttaaagtgtggtcATATCGAATTCTCAAAATTTGAATGAGAATAATTCTGTTATCAGTTTTATTGTGTGATATTTCTGACTCTTCTAGTGCCCATGAAGAAGTACAATCATTGCTGTATTCTAGAAGTTCATTCTTGTGTCTGTAATTTGACTGCAGTTTAAAAATTATCAATCTCCTTCCCTGCATAGAAATAGCTTTATAAAGACCTTGATTTCATCATGATTTTCACAGTAAAACTGGTCGTATCATCACGGGAAATACCATGCCATAGACTTGAAATAGACCCGAAATGCTGGTGGAAGATATTAACCAGACCCTTGGCACAAGGAGGTACTTCAGCAGTACTGTCGGGATTTTTAGGTGTCTTTCCCAACCTCAGAATCACCCTTCCTCCATCACAAAACTTGCACTTTTCTCCAGATTTTTAAGAAAGTCTTCTATTCTTCAGGATCCTCTGTAGTTAAAGCTATAGTTATACTTATCTTTTGTCTGAGCAATGTGAATGTAGAAGGGGGTAGAATATTTGCCTGGCCGTATAGATGGATTAGATAAGATGGCAAATATCCCAGAATGCCGTGTTCGTAAGGACCAATCGTTGTGGTTATTGTTATATGTAGCTGTTGCATACAgtccctccattttttttcttaaagattccAAATCTATGCAAGATGGCTGGGGGGAGAGTGACGGTCCAGTGACGGGAACTCGCCATCCCAGCTGGGAAGAGGAGGACGATGGAGGAGTCTGGAATACCGCCGGCTCTCAGGGAAGTGCTTCCTCCCACAACTCAGCAAGCTGGGGACAAGGAGGAAAGAAGCAGATGAAGGTAGCCCACTTTAGAAATGTTCGAGCTTGTTTCTTCATTCTTAGAAGGCAGAACTGAGAATTTTCTAATGGAAGGAGCCCTGAGGTGCTAAGTaagggggaaaatattttcttaagagCAAATTGAGTACTTCCTCTTTACTCCTCATCTTCCTTCCCCATGACCTTGAAACCTCGAACCTCAGAGCTGTTGCTGTGGGTAAAGTGGAATTTTCAGagacaggagattttttttttcacttttagtttCCATATTATAATTCTTCAGAAGCTTTCAAGGCAcactttgtaaatgttttatgctTTTGCATTCTAAAACCAAGGAAGGCCTTAGGGTAAGTCCCCATGATATatagaagagaaaccagagtaagATAGCTTTTCCAGTGGCAATCAGCGGGATTGGTTTTTCTCTGATGCGTCCAGAACCGTCCTCCCAGCAAAGCAAAGTGCCGGAGCACAAGCCTGATGCAGCAACCAGGTGATGTGCCTACGTCCCGTACCAGCTTGCGTTTGAAAGCTGTTGGCTTTCCATATCTTGGAGCAGCTCCACGTCCCCCTTGATGTGCCTAATTCGATGAGGACTTTGGTTTCAATGTAGAACAGGTCTTTGAACCTGAACCACTCTCTCAGCAGAGGTGTTCTTTTCCCTTCCACAGATAAATTGATGGAAATTAGAAGTGGGCAGCCATATAATTTCAAGTTCACAGTGAATAGTGTCCTGGTTTCAAATACCAAGGGCCGTCCTAGAAGGTCTTCAGTTGGCTAAGGGGGCTGCGCCTTCGTCACTTTTTGCTGTAGGATATTAATTTTGTTCTGAACATAGTAACTCAATAGCCTAAGAGCACAGGTAGTTCCTGTTGGAGACATCCCGTTTAAGCGCCTGTTACAGTTTCCCTTCTGAGGACTTCTTTCTGTTCGCCCTAGTCACAAAAGGAATTATTCAGTAAACTCCTCAGCATTTTTGTACTCTCAGGCTATCTGGCCTGTTGTGGTCTTGTTTTTGTCATTTACAAACTCCCAttgagaaggaatgaaaaggcAGTCAAGGGAGACTGCTTACTGACCAGAAGTGACCAGGGGGAAGGTGCTCACCCACTCAGGCTGCCCCAtgactgaccttttttttttttttaaactgatcgTGATGCAGATACagataacataaaatgtaccgTTTTAACCACCTTTAAGTGTGCACAGTTCAGTAGCATTGAGTACATTCAGCACCATTCAACACTAGATGATGTGACCATCAACACCATCTAGACAcaaaactcttttcatcttgcaaaactgaaactccgtTCACATTAGGCAAATCTACcaattctcccctccctccactgaGGGCTTTTTTGACCTTAAAACCTGTAACTGAACTTAAATTAACTTACTCGCTTCCAAGAATTAATAACACCGACATAACAAATACCATCAAAACACAGTTTTTATTTGAAGAATGCACAAATGCACAAAGCCCCGTCACCACCTCTCCCCACCAAGTCCTCATCATAGTCCAACCTGCCTTCTCTGCAGAAGTAAAGTGGAGCTGATAGGGGTCCTCTTCAGGGAGAAGCTAGGTTGTCccttcttaagaaataaaaactcacatCCGCCTTGCTTTACAGTAAGATCAGGGATGGTGTCTTTGGCTAGGCGTCTTTCCCACTGGGGACCCATGTCCTTTATACTACGTAACAAGCAGATGAAGCGCTGCATAGATGAGTCCTCATTGTATCCACACAGAGACTAATGACCAATTTAAATAACCTATTTAAATAGGCTAGTGCCTATTTATTTTCCAGATAATAGGCACTAGCATcaaactctttcttttcttttaatacaaaCTGGCTTAGGTTACAAGAAGATACGAAAAGGGAAAGTACTAGCATGCGAACATTGTATTTTAGAAAATCTGATATTGACCTTCTACTTATAAGGTAAAAACACCAGCTGACTATATGTTTTTCCAGTTACTTCTAATTCAGTGTGAcgaataaaataagaatgaaaacatagatAGAACTAGAGAACTTACTCTTCCAGACTAactgaaaatatcaaaataaccACAGTTAAAGAGGGAAATTTGGGTTCAAAAAGGTAAACTGTTGGTTCTGCATTTTCAATCAGTACTTAAATGCAACTCAGCTATGAAgtgagattaaataaattatttggttCTGAGGTTACACATTTCATTTCTGTAGTGTTCACTGAAAGGAGGAAACAATGATTCATGGATGAATCCTCTTGCCAAACAGTTTTCAAATATGGGATTGCTGGTAAGTTTCATTTTCTCCTGTGTATAATATACCCCATCTTTTACTTTTAGCACAAATGTTAAGACCACTGTCACATATAGTTCAAAATTCtagatttaggggtgcctgggtggcttagttaggcatctgacccttgactttggctcaggtcatgatctcacagttcatggtttcaagccctgcattgggctctgcactgacagtgcagagcctgcttggcatcctctctcttcctctctctctctgccctttccccctcaaaataaataaataaactttaaatctgtcttaatttaaaaaacaaaacaaagttacaGATTTGGAAACTGGTTAAACAATGTGTCTCATTTGGATTgagcaatatttattttctcttatttttaatgaaataactcCAATACTTAGAGGTTATGACTTTTGAATTTGTAGTCCTTGTACCCTTTTCCTTAGGTGGTTAGGGGAAGAAAGAACCAGGCCCTTGAAACTTACATAATTTTCCCTGACTACTGCTGTACcagttttaatattataattttgaaaatgacaaCAACTGCACAATAACTagagaaattatttataattaattatataggGAATTCTTgtaggatttctctctctctctcttttttttaatctcttgggAACATCGTGGGGACACCCCGTCCCTGGTTGCCAAAAGACAAACGGCTTGACTTGGCTGCACATTTCCAGATTTCATGACTTGACAAGTCACGAGAAGAAGTTGTCGTCATTTGGCTGACACTCCTGGAATTTGATCCCGAGCCGACTGGAACTTGAGGACAGGGTTTTATTTCTCTGAGCAGCTATTTAGCTGTTGCTCTGTCCGTAGAATTGCTGAAACTGACTGATTCTATGTGAAAATCGAATTTACAAATGTAGACCCAGCAGCAATCAAATTGGTCATATTATAAATGATAATTGTCTTCATTCCCGTGTAAGGTTCACATCAAAGGACCTTGTGTGGTCCCACTAGTAAGCTGTCACTCCCACAtaaataatgcctttttttttctctctgattcaaACATTGAATTGAAACCTTAATCCTCCCTCACCGTTGCTTATTTTTCAGAGTCAAACTGAAGATAATCCAAGCAGCAAAATGGATTTGTCTGTAGGTGTGTATCACTCCACTAATGTGAACGGGATATATTGTTGTTAATGATGTCACGTTGGTTCCCTCCTCCATTTGCCGGGCTGGGTGCTAGTCAGCAGACACGAAGGATCGTCCTACACACTAGGTAGGGACTGAAGACTGAAATGGCTGCAGGATCCAAGAAAGTAACGTAAAGGAGTGGGGTATGCCAGGTATAAGAAATTGGGACTCGGGGGCCACCTGTGAGGCGGCCACTTGACCGCCCTTGGCAGTTGTTGCCTTGGAGGGTAAAGGCCCAGCTTTGTCAGCAATTCAGACATATGTTGAcatcctgatttttaaatactggaaactaattcagattttaaaaactgtggtgTGTGGCCGAACAAAATATGTCTGTGGCCCCGCCAGACTCCCCTCTCAGATTTCTCATCGCGTGTGCACCGAGATGTTTCATTGCTGACGAGCTGTCCCAGTGCAAGTGGAGCAGATGCCGTGTCAGCCCTCAGTCTGTGGGCTCCTCACCGTGATGCTGTTGCTCACTTTGAGGACCTGAAAAAGAATCAAACcgagaagaaagtaaaacagtCCTGGGTCATAAGGGAAATAGCCTTTGATcgatgatattttaaaatctaagaatgacagggcgcctgggtgactccgttaagtgtccgactcttgatttcagctcaggtcatgatctcatggttcgtgagttcgagccccgagtcggactccgtgctatcagcgcagaagctgcttgggattctctctctctctttctttctctgcccctcccccactcgctcgcaagtcagtctctctctc
This genomic window contains:
- the TNRC6B gene encoding trinucleotide repeat-containing gene 6B protein isoform X3, giving the protein MLFSHPTDEETDSHTRTTLPASQGAAFIKRFSAHTKDSGICVFLQSFAQSLFQCKPMREKCRKKAVPREKEQEREEQLMEDKKRKKEDKKKKEATQKVTEQKTKVPEVTKPSLSQPTAASPIGSSPSPPVNGGNNAKRVAVPNGQPPSAARYMPREVPPRFRCQQDHKVLLKRGQPPPPSCMLLGGGAGPPPPTAPGANSNNAQVTGTLLQSDGGTAPESTLGGAAASNYANSTWGPGASSNNGASPNPIHIWDKVIVDGSDMEEWPCIASKDTESSSENTTDNNSASNPGSEKSTLPGSTTSNKGKGSQCQSASSGNECNLGVWKSDPKTKSVQSSNSTTESNNGLGNWRNVSGQDRIGPGSGFSNFNPNSNPSAWPALVQEGNPRKGALETDTSNSSAQVSTVGQASREQQSKMENAGVNFVVSGREQAQIHNTDGPKNGNTNSLNLSSPNPMENKGMPFGMGLANASRSTDAPSQSTGDRKTGSVGSWGAARGPSGTDTASGQSNSGNNGNNGKDREDSWKGASVQKSTGSKNDSWDNNNRSTGGSWNFGPQDSNDSKWGEGNKMTSGVSQGEWKQPTGSDELKIGEWSGPNQPNSSTGAWDNQKGHPLPENQGNAQAPCWGRSSSSTGSEVGGQSTGSNHKAGSSDSHNSGRRSYRPTHPDCQAVLQTLLSRTDLDPRVLSNTGWGQTQIKQDTVWDIEEVPRPEGKSDKGTEGWESAATQTKNSGGWGDAPSQSNQMKSGWGELSASTEWKDPKNTGGWNDYKNNNSSNWGGGRPDEKPSSSWNENSSKDQGWGGGRQPNQGWTSGKNGWGEEVDQAKNSSWESPASKPVSGWGEGGQNEIGTWGNSGNTSLASKGGWEDCKRSPAWTETGRQPNSWNKQHQQQQQPQQPPPPQPEASGSWGGPPPAPPGNGRPSNSNWSSGPQPVTPKDEEPSGWEEPSPQSISRKMDIDDGTSAWGDPNSYNYKNVNLWDKNSQGGPAPREPNLPTPMTSKSASVWSKSTPPAPDNGTSAWGEPNESSPGWGEMDDTGASTTGWGNAPSNAPNAMKPNSKSMQDGWGESDGPVTGTRHPSWEEEDDGGVWNTAGSQGSASSHNSASWGQGGKKQMKCSLKGGNNDSWMNPLAKQFSNMGLLSQTEDNPSSKMDLSVGSLPDKKFDVDKRAMNLGDFNDIMRKDRSGFRPPNSKDMGTTDSGPYFEKLTLPFSNQDGCLGDEAPCSPFSPSPSYKLSPSGSTLPNVSLGAIGTGLNPQNFAARQGGNHGLFGNSTAQSRGMHTPVQPLNSSPNLRAQVPPQFISPQVSASMLKQFPNSGLNPGLFNVGPQLSPQQIAMLSQLPQIPQFQLACQLLLQQQQQQQLLQNQRKLSQAVRQQQEQQLARMVSALQQQQQQQQQQQQQQQQRQPGMKHSPSHPVGPKPHLDSLVPNALNVGLPDLQTKGPIPGYGSGFSSGGMDYGMVGGKEAGTESRFKQWTSMMEGLPSVATQEANMHKNGAIVAPGKTRGGSPYNQFDIIPSDTLGGHTGPAGDSWLPAKSPPTNKIGSKSSNASWPPEFQPGVPWKGIQNIDPESDPYVTPGSVLGGTATSPIVDTDHQLLRDNTTGSNSSLNTSLPSPGAWPYSASDNSFTNVHSTSAKFPDYKSTWSPDPIGHNPTHLSNKMWKNHISSRNTTPLPRPPPGLTNPKPSSPWSSTAPRSVRGWGTQDSRLASASTWSDGGSVRPSYWLVLHNLTPQIDGSTLRTICMQHGPLLTFHLNLTQGTALIRYSTKQEAAKAQTALHMCVLGNTTILAEFATDDEVSRFLAQAQPPTPAATPSAPAAGWQSLETGQTQSDPVGPALNLFGGSTGLGQWSSSAGGSSGADLAGASLWGPPNYSSSLWGVPTVEDPHRMGSPAPLLPGDLLGGGSDSI